A portion of the Musa acuminata AAA Group cultivar baxijiao chromosome BXJ1-1, Cavendish_Baxijiao_AAA, whole genome shotgun sequence genome contains these proteins:
- the LOC103984504 gene encoding oryzain alpha chain: MASTFFLAAALLLLLFFAASAAPDMSIVAYNKEHGVRGLERSEEEMRRMYEGWLAKHGRANNALGQNEMRFDIFKDNLRFVDAHNAAADAGRHRFRLGLNRFADLTNEEYRAAYLGTRARGVARRIRVPGDRYRYEDGEELPESVDWRAKGAVAAVKDQGSCGSCWAFSTVGAVEGINQIVTGELITLSEQELVDCDNAYNQGCNGGLMDYAFEFIINNKGIDTEDDYPYRARDGTCDQDRKNAKVVSIDGYEGVPQNDEKALQKAVANQPVSVAIEAGGREFQLYRSGIFTGRCGTKLDHGVVAVGYGTNNGEDYWIVRNSWGGDWGEAGYIRMERNLNTSTGKCGIAMEASYPIKNGENPPNPGPTPPSPVSPPTVCDNYYTCPSHTTCCCVYEYGGNCFAWGCCPLEAATCCEDHYSCCPHDYPVCNVEAGTCQMSKDNPLVVKAFARTPAKPYWAFSGLAEENRNA, translated from the exons ATGGCTTCGACGTTTTTCCTCGccgccgccctcctcctcctcctcttcttcgccgCCTCCGCCGCGCCGGACATGTCCATCGTTGCCTACAACAAGGAGCACGGCGTCAGGGGCCTGGAGAGGAGCGAGGAGGAGATGCGGCGGATGTACGAGGGGTGGCTGGCCAAGCACGGCAGAGCGAACAACGCGCTGGGCCAGAACGAGATGCGGTTCGATATCTTCAAGGACAACCTTCGCTTTGTCGATGCCCACAATGCCGCTGCCGACGCCGGACGGCACCGGTTCCGCCTCGGCCTCAACCGCTTCGCCGACCTCACCAACGAGGAGTACCGGGCGGCGTACCTGGGCACCAGGGCCCGTGGCGTCGCCCGTCGCATCCGGGTTCCCGGCGACCGGTACCGGTACGAGGACGGCGAGGAGTTGCCGGAGTCCGTCGACTGGAGGGCGAAGGGCGCTGTCGCTGCCGTCAAGGACCAGGGCAGCTGCG GGAGCTGCTGGGCATTCTCAACTGTTGGTGCTGTGGAAGGGATAAATCAGATTGTGACCGGGGAGCTTATAACACTGTCTGAGCAGGAGTTGGTGGATTGTGACAATGCCTATAACCAGGGCTGCAATGGTGGCCTCATGGACTACGCCTTTGAGTTCATCATTAACAATAAAGGCATTGACACTGAGGATGATTATCCCTATAGAGCTCGGGACGGCACATGCGACCAGGACAGG AAGAATGCTAAGGTTGTCTCTATTGATGGCTATGAAGGTGTTCCGCAGAATGATGAGAAGGCCCTGCAAAAGGCTGTTGCAAACCAGCCCGTCAGTGTTGCTATTGAAGCAGGTGGCAGGGAGTTCCAACTCTACCGATCG GGTATATTCACTGGCAGATGTGGGACTAAGCTGGACCATGGTGTTGTAGCTGTAGGCTATGGCACTAATAATGGTGAGGACTATTGGATTGTCAGGAACTCATGGGGGGGAGACTGGGGAGAGGCTGGTTACATCAGGATGGAGCGAAACTTGAACACTTCCACCGGTAAGTGCGGTATTGCCATGGAAGCATCTTACCCCATAAAGAATGGTGAGAACCCACCCAACCCTGGTCCAACCCCTCCCTCTCCGGTGAGTCCACCAACCGTTTGTGACAACTACTACACTTGCCCATCGCACACCACCTGCTGTTGTGTCTATGAGTATGGTGGCAATTGCTTTGCCTGGGGATGCTGCCCCCTGGAGGCCGCCACCTGCTGCGAAGACCACTACAGCTGCTGCCCCCATGACTACCCTGTTTGCAATGTCGAGGCTGGAACCTGTCAAATG AGCAAGGACAATCCACTAGTAGTGAAGGCTTTCGCTCGTACTCCTGCGAAACCCTATTGGGCTTTCTCAGGCCTCGCGGAGGAGAATCGCAATGCATGA
- the LOC135639443 gene encoding probable beta-1,4-xylosyltransferase IRX14: MKQTAPQQPNRQAYTAFRSSPGVLFWSAVHVLCCLLSAAAGFRFSRLLFLLLFSPSPPSSSSLHHRHLLRQPPPAVLPSPSPPPPHIHLPPPPPAAASNRVVVGRHGIRVRPWPHPNAADVARAHEILARVQQEQRRRYGVKDPRPVLVVTPTYARTFQALHLTGLLHSLMLVPHPLTWLVVEAGGVSNETAALLARSRLPVVHLPFHEQMPIRWHDRHRLEARMRLHALRVIREKQLDGIIVFADESNVHRLELFDEVQKVEWMGALSVGILTHSQREGEKGQSPLPIQGPACNASGHLIGWHTFNNLPYAKKAAAFVGDGATVLPMKLEWAGFVMNSRLLWREAEEKPGWVRDLDEVGINGEEIESPLDLLKDASSVEPLGNCGKKVLLWWLRAEARFDSRFPARWVIDPPLEIIVPAKRTPWPEAPPDLPFQVIADDEDHVEVHPSKKTRSSRSKRISRKKKKRETHVDAQVSDLFNRQEK, encoded by the exons ATGAAGCAAACGGCGCCGCAGCAGCCGAACCGCCAGGCATACACCGCCTTCCGCTCCTCCCCCGGCGTTCTCTTCTGGTCCGCCGTCCATGTCCTCTGTTGCCTCCTCTCCGCCGCCGCTGGGTTCCGCTTCtctcgcctcctcttcctcctcctcttctccccttcccctccctcctcctcgtCCCTCCACCATCGTCACCTCCTCCGCCAACCCCCGCCCGCCGTCCTTCCGTCCCCGTCCCCGCCGCCGCCCCACATccatctccctcctcctcctcccgccgCCGCCTCGAACCGCGTCGTGGTCGGCCGCCACGGCATCCGGGTGCGGCCCTGGCCCCACCCGAACGCCGCTGACGTTGCACGGGCCCACGAGATCCTCGCCCGAGTGCAGCAGGAGCAGCGCCGCCGCTACGGCGTCAAGGACCCCCGCCCCGTCCTCGTCGTCACCCCGACCTACGCCCGCACCTTCCAGGCCCTCCACCTCACCGGCCTCCTGCACTCGCTCATGCTCGTCCCGCACCCACTCACCTGGCTCGTCGTCGAGGCCGGCGGCGTCTCCAACGAGACCGCCGCGCTCCTAGCCCGCTCCCGCCTCCCCGTCGTCCACCTCCCCTTCCACGAGCAGATGCCCATCCGCTGGCACGACCGACACCGCCTCGAGGCTCGGATGCGCCTCCACGCCCTCAG AGTCATTAGGGAGAAGCAATTGGACGGTATCATCGTGTTCGCAGACGAAAGCAACGTCCACAGACTGGAGCTCTTCGACGAGGTTCAGAAGGTGGAGTGGATGGGCGCGCTGTCGGTGGGAATTCTAACACATTCGCAGAGAGAAGGTGAGAAGGGGCAGTCACCATTGCCTATCCAAGGACCAGCGTGCAACGCCTCTGGCCACTTGATCGGCTGGCACACCTTCAATAACCTTCCTTATGCTAAGAAAGCCGCCGCCTTTGTGGGTGATGGGGCGACGGTGTTGCCGATGAAGCTCGAGTGGGCCGGGTTTGTGATGAACTCGAGACTGCTGTGGAGGGAGGCTGAGGAGAAGCCGGGTTGGGTTCGGGATCTTGACGAGGTGGGAATCAACGGGGAGGAGATCGAGAGCCCGCTGGATTTGCTGAAGGATGCATCGTCGGTGGAGCCACTCGGAAACTGCGGCAAGAAGGTTCTGCTGTGGTGGCTTCGGGCCGAAGCGCGCTTTGACAGCAGGTTTCCCGCTCG GTGGGTGATAGATCCTCCTCTGGAAATCATTGTCCCTGCAAAGCGGACTCCATGGCCTGAGGCACCTCCTGACCTCCCATTTCAAGTGATAGCAGATGATGAAGATCATGTCGAAGTACATCCTTCAAAGAAAACCAGATCTTCCAGGTCTAAACGCATCTCTCGCAAGAAAAAGAAGCGTGAAACACATGTTGATGCACAAGTTTCCGACTTGTTCAACAGGCAAGAGAAGTAA